TGTATCACATATGTTGTCAAAGAATTGCCATGTTCGGAGCAtgtcaatttaaaatccacaTGCTTCGAAATGCATAATTTTAGAGTCGCAATAAGGTTCGGAGTGTGCGCTATCTGTGGCATATTAGCGAGGCAAATAGACACTACCTGCGTTATTAATGATCTACACGCAGCACGCATCGATGAACCTTGAGAAACATTGATTTCAAAAACTAATGCCAAACAAAATTTGCAGGTGGTGTTCTTCTTCAGAACACCCCGTGAAACATACTGAACTACTGTTAATACAGTGGATTCAGCAGCTGCCGAAACgttgtaatttagaaaaatagtagAATTGTCGATCATCGACGCAGCTGGAGTAGgtgacaaatattttttgagactaattaaaaagtttgcGGATTCTTCAGATTCGCAGTTAGTATCCGCACTTACCAACTGCGAATAGGAATTTAAGAGCAATGTCCTATAATACCCGTGAAAGGCAGTACACGTTGGATTAGTATTTCGCGTACCATGCTGTCTAATCTGTCCGAAAAAGTTTTCTAAGGCATCTTGGTTAAAATTTTGACCAATAATGTGGGAAAATCCAAGATTACCTAGAAGtgttgttaaaaatttaaaattttgtagcGTTCTAATCCAATTGTGTACTACCAGTGGACGCTCTTTATCCGCAAACTTTCTTTTGATAAATGTCATGCTTCGAAAAACATTAATTCCTACATCCCAGATATTGAGTCTTTCGCAGTTCATATCTACTACCGGAAGAGGACGACTACTGTTGACACTGTCGAAAATATCATTCATAAAATGAATGAATCGAGCAGTGTCAATACCTTCTAAAGGCATTTCACGCGTACCGTACACACTCTTAACTTTATTGCGACTCATGAGTGTCATGACGGACCCAACCGATTGACTAATAAAAACCTGCGCGCAATACTTAACCTTCATTTTCCTAATTTTATCAACTACTACATGCTTTGCAGTAAGCTTCTGTAGAACTCGGTCCTGAGAAGAAGCATTACTGctatcaataaaatataaatcttcCACGTGTGACCATTTACCCACACGTGGAACATTATCCGCTAAATGGAATTGCAAATCTTTAGTCAAAAGATTGTTCCGCATGCAGTTTAATAGGTGCGGAGGATCAAAGAGCAGCacgatttcattttcatcaataACAATTATATCATGTCGTAATGGATTCGACTGCTGAAAGGCATTTCTTTTCGAATAATCTATTAGGCATTGTATTGCCTTACAATTCGTGCTGCCTTGGTCACAAACTGAGGCTACAACTACAATGCCGGCCTGACATGCACGGCGAACTAATTCTTTAAACATCCTAACGATGCTCTCCGCGGAAGAAGTACCCCTACAAAAAGTATATGCTACAGGTTGCTTCCAAGGTCGCGCTCCGTGTATGCCTTTCAACATTCACACCATGGCATGATCCGCGATATCTAATGAACGCGAAAAACCGGAGTCTACAAATCCTTCAACTATGTCCATTGAAGGATTGTAGACCAGTGACGgcgataatttaatttcgtcgAAAAGCAGAATAGCGTATCTGCTTTTCTCGTCTTGAAAGGACTCGGACCGCTCTTCGAGTTCATGAAATACGTTGTCGCAAATTCCAGCTCTTAGTGGAATGTGCGACAATAATTTCCGAAGCGTTTCGATGCTTGGCaaaacaaataattttgaCAAATATCGAAACGCTTTTGGACTTTGCTTATAAATACTTAATGCTAGTACCTTTTCCTCTTCCGTGAAGCGTCGTCCGTAGATGGGTTTTCCCTCGTTGCGCATCTGGGCGGAAATCATCGCGTGCAGGGGTGTAGGCAAGTTTTCCAAAACTTGGCATACACCTACCTGCACGAGACGCTCTATCTTCTTGATGCGGTCCTTCGTTGCCATCTGCCGCCGCTTGCATTGCCGCGCCGCCTTCAGTACCGCTGCCACGGCGCTGTAGACTCGTTGCTGCAGGGGCTTCTCCACGATGTTGTCTATGAGCACCGACCAGATACTGTTAAAGACTGCCAGCCCCTgtgttaaccctttgcactcgaggcctttttcgcttgcgcGAACCAGCAACTCGAGACGATTTCGGCCAAATTAGATAAATATTTCACAGGTActttaaaaacatttataaacaaacaagcgtatacaaataataaaatttcaccaGTTTATTCATTAATACGTCGAAAAGAACAAACTTTGATAAATATTACACTCTGTAATTAGTTTTGGTGTGATATTTTGTGAAACTATACCCAAGATGCATCCTAGGTTTATCAGGATACGTATCACAGTAATACGAAATTTCCCGCCTACCTCCAGGTGTGTTACGGCCAGAGCAAACCTTGCAGTCCCTTTTTGTCCCTTTTAGTATTACGCGAAGCTTCCCGTTTAGTCGGATTTCATCGGAATGCGACGTAGACGCCTGCTCTCGTTGCTGGCGATATGATCCTCTCAATTGTTCGACAAGTGTTTTCAGAAATCGCAAATGGCTCAGTGGCTTTTCCCCTCTTTTGGTCTTTTCTAGTTTATACAAAAGGTATGAATTGACCACGGAAATTTCAATGCCCCAAAAAAAAGCTCGAGTTCACACCTGAAATCGGCCGGGCGCCGTATCGGCGCCGCTCGAGTTCTCACCTCAAATCGGCCGGGCGCCGTATCGGCGCCGCTcgagtgcaaagggttaaagttcGGCACGCCAAGTGGGTCCAGTGGGCCTGGGGTACGATCGGTAAATAGGAATGATGGATAATGTAGAATAGTGATATTACCCACTGTACCGCCGAAAAAAACTGTTATACCACCAACGAGATGATTTAGCTTTGCCACAGTACAATAATTATCTCGTCGGTGCTGCTTggaaaacaattatattttaccttataattgtattacattcttattgtaatacaataatacaattattgtaataatcgatactaaataaatatatgaaaaataagaatatttgaTATATATCAAGGGGGGATTAAGGGGCTCTAGCATCCCccaaagaaaaaggaaggagaacaacagaaaattttccaaaatctgttcctaattaaattagtattaCTGTTTATGTCACATATTAATAACACtgttttttgtattaaaaatatttttattcgttcaACTTAGCTCCCTCCAAGAACAAATTTTGAGTGCGTCATTGCCCGCACATACCCCATCACGGCCCATTACTGACTgtcctttctttttcaaagttttatgGCAAGACTTTATAACAGAAAACAGACCCCGAATATTCTGAAAGGTCGCAGACTGCGTCAAGCAGTGGACAAATTTGTATATACTATTGTGGTAATTTTAgatattcattttttcatgGAATACAAATCTAACACTGAAAATACCGCGGCTTACAATTAGTTACTTTTACAATTACCGCAgcatattctgaataaataaataaatataattcaaactatatcgtgtttggtatcattttaatcagaaaaatctcacaaatgcgttagtaaaagtttcattaagaaaaagttaaaaataaaaaagttttatcgttgaattagtattagtcacaccgatattacacTGGTCGAGCGTCTCGGTCGCCTAGGgtgatccccccaagtggagaggatagcgatgttgcacttatccagcCAATCTTTTGTTGTActtatccagcttttacttactattaaataaaagattttattgaaatacatttctcttcttttcgaCACCTGTTACTTATCATATTATTATGCTACAAAAcctatgtaatattttttattcatttttatttctaaatgatttctaaatgaaattagaagaaaataattttttttctaatttttttttctattcgtcattttttctaaatgaataTTCCTTTTCCTTAAAAACACATACCCTAAACTTAGAACTAGAGTtcgtcatttattaaaaaaataatttccaatgAACTAAAGAGGGTTATTAAGTTACCtcctttaaaaaattttacgTCTTAAAAAGTATCTCCGAAAGGTTTGTAAAACGAACTGATCTCGAATCAccgaagaaataataatagcattGACCAGATAAAATATCATCTCATGTCTCATGATACAGTTCAGCACCGAACCTCGTCGTTGGTAAACTCACTGATTCTGGTTCTGTTTCTTACTGCGGCCGCAATGTATTCTAGAGGGCGTACGAAAACGTCGACCTTTTTCGCCGCCGCGAACTCCCATAAGGCTGGCAGTTTTTaacagtatctcgtcggtgcCCTGAGCATCTTCAGTATATTACCTGCAGAAGGAAACATACAATAAAATTACTCTGTAAAGGATATATAAAGTTATATAAAGTACTATATAGTTTACATGTGTATTACTGCCATGTATACCGTATACACAGTGTAATTTATCCATGCAAACGCATAATATCGACTAATAGAGACTAGGGTGGCGCACTGAGCTCGACCTTAAATGGAGCATGTAAATATAACTCTGAGAGTACCTCCAGTTACGAGGAAGTGTATCCGATTTGGAGTACATCAATCTGGGGTATATTATTTCCTTGTACTTGCAAAGAAAAAATACGTCAAATAATGCACGTAAGAAATCCataaagtaaaaatttcagttgtaTATGTTACCAGCATTGTATGAAAAGCAAGCATTGTATAGAATGCCTGGCGTTTTTGagcaaagtataaaatatcccaattattttaatattacatcAACTTTGGATTGATATTGCCTAGGCATTCTGTACAGTGTTTGCTTTTCATACATGGCCAGTAACATGtacaaatgataaaaaaaaaaggagtagaatatcaacaatttcctttcagtaagaaataaaattgtgtACATTTCTCCCATTTTATCATATGGGTGCAACAAGGAATGTTTaatggaattaattaaattgtaccGCTTTGAGGTAATaacttcaaatatttttttatttattctatattcTTTGCAGTGTTGTCCTGCACTTATGATTACTTAACCTAATATTTGAATACTTATTTCATACCTTTCTGGGCTTGTGATCGCTGATGCTCTCTTCCAGGGACAGCACAATCTGTAATTGTATAAAAGACTTAATAAAAGTTCCCTTTAAATGACTCATGCATATTTAATACTAATATCCAGTAATATAGGAACTCATACCTCCATTATGCAATGGCTTCTCTTCTTTTAGACTTAGTCTGTCTAAGTCGTTGCATTGGATTTCTACAAACAACAGAAGAATATTTGTTAAACATACCAGTCTACAACTAAGAAAGATAGTAAAACCAAAAGTAATATTCGTTTATGGTAACAGACTAACCTCTGGATGGTCCAGGAAGTGCTGTGTATTCCACATGTCCCACGATGCCACTCTTATCGTCCACTCCCCCGGTGCAGTCAGGTTTGCCTGTcagaacaaaattaaataacattataGATACATTTCATGCTAGAagtattattatgtattttcagTATACAGGTGTCttgctctattttaatagaggCAGCCTTTGACActgtataatacatattttcattaacaattatcTACATACGCTGTACAAATTATGTAAGAATATTACCTGATACGTTCAGTGTTGGAACTGCTGACGTTGTCAGCTTCTTCGTCATAATATATTTGCTCTCGAAGTGGCTGCTGCAGACTACCCGGTATTTTAGTTTTTCAGGTGGAAGCAGTGACAAAATTGGGTTGTCACATGCTTCCACCCACTGCATCATCCTCTCCTTATCCTTTTCTCCAGGGGGCAAGGTAAACATCCTTGTATCTTGGTTCCTGCATCCTCTCACACTGCATTTTTTCTTGCTGTTTCTTTAAACATACATTTTGATAATTACAATCTTATCTTAGAAACGTTACGTTAAAAAGAAACTGCTTAAATTAAAGCAAACAATATACTATTAAATCATTAATGTATAAAGAGTTATTGTTTTCAAtaccaattttaaaaaattctgtacttaCTTACTTTCTATCTTCTTCTGCTGTTGCTCGCGCgccgcgaggcgagcgcgcaacgtaaaagataaaaagaaaaaaaaaagaaaaagaatttcagttgttaatttttctgaattgattgattaatgcgatgagaaaggtctcgctgccagcagccctgaccgcgtatgacgcgttaacgtcctctacgatcagaacaattttaaaagacggaaattagatatttattcccgttgggttcgtcagtgttctaggtcccgtacgggtccctccttgaaacgttgtgttggtgtgcgtggatttgatATAAGAAAGGTgttataattcaaagaaatcaAATAAACTGGTTAGT
The genomic region above belongs to Osmia bicornis bicornis chromosome 9, iOsmBic2.1, whole genome shotgun sequence and contains:
- the LOC114881447 gene encoding uncharacterized protein LOC114881447, with protein sequence MFTLPPGEKDKERMMQWVEACDNPILSLLPPEKLKYRVVCSSHFESKYIMTKKLTTSAVPTLNVSGKPDCTGGVDDKSGIVGHVEYTALPGPSREIQCNDLDRLSLKEEKPLHNGDCAVPGREHQRSQAQKGNILKMLRAPTRYC